In Oryza sativa Japonica Group chromosome 8, ASM3414082v1, the sequence tttctttttccgtTGCGGCGTGATGAAATGTCTGCGTCCTGTTGCTTGTAAATACGGTGCGGTTGTCTGGTCCAAATCTCATCGGGGCGGTGGCGATACACGCACGCCTTTTGTCTGCATGCCCCCGTCCTCCGTGTGTTGGTGCCTGTGCCTTTCAATTCATCAGCCGTCGAATGCGTTTCTGAAGCGGTGTATACCAAACCGTCTATTACCCTCACCTCATGGTTTAATAGTTAGGCAGTAATCATAAGGTATACCATATTTctaaaattgaaaaaggttaCAGTACATGATAGTCGTGATAATTTTATAAACCTTATTTAGAAGCTACTTctagaatttaaatttagatAAAAGTACTTTGATGTTCTTCAGAATATTTGATTTAAAAATACCACGCTTAAGATTGTGTTGTTACAATACTATTAGTGAACGATGAATACAGCGGTAGATACATTAAAAAGTAGTATTTTAAAATCCATTATATTAATAGATAAAATTTAAACCctaaaatcccttgtattatgTGTACGAAGGAATTAGTAGTAGCTAGCTTATATGTGTACTCCCttcgttaaaaaaataaaccaaactaAAAGGGGTCACGTTATGTGACACCTTTTAGGTTGGGGtttttttaaaatggagggagcatGTCAAGGTCATGTGAGTTTTGATGAGCAGTTGCATAGTATCATTTGAGAAAACCCATTTTACTACTATTCCTTCAACTCTTTCAATTCGATTATAGAGTATGATAGCTTTCAAAGGTGTATGCGTGGTCTGGACTGTCTCAGTGTGTCATGCTATACACATAACCCTTGACTAATCAAAGCATGGGTTACAACACTTCGTGGTGTGGGTAAAATTTTATTGGAAAGAGATGTGACATCAGTAGGCATGTGTGccatttttctctttctctttgaCAATCTTTcgatttttttcctctcctaTTTGTTAATTTAATTGTTTGTAGTTGAATCATAGAAGTGCCACATAAGTATATATACTGGACCTAACATAGTTTTAGTCAATGGAAACCATCACCATGTGTCCATGTCAAACGAGAATGCTGTCATTTCACTGCTACACAGAGCATTTTCCCGTGCGGTAGAtcggatttttgcatgcggagcTTTCGGCCCGTCTGGAACAAATCATTTGGAAAAATcacgattttcgcatgcggttacTTATGCCGCCCACACGGAAAaacaaaaaactgaaaaaaaataaaatttcaaaaagaaaaacaaaaaacccTAAATCGGgtcttcgccgccgctcccgcctcgtcggcgtcggcagtgccgcctcccgtgccggaTCCGTGGCGGGGGGAGGGCGGCCGGCCACCAGATCTGGGCAGGGACGGCCACTGCCGCCAGATCCGTGCGGGGACAGCCGCGGGCCGCCCGTCATCGCCCGCGCGCTCCCGTCGCCGccagggaggggaggggaggagccgcAGCCGCTTGTCGTCGCCCGCCCGCCTGCCGGATCCGCCTCCTGCGCGCTCCCGTCGTCGCCTAAGGCCTGATTTAGTAAAAATGGAAATGGACTAATAAACCCCCAAAAAAATTACTCAAAGTCCAAAACAGCGGCAAATTGCGGACTACTCCTAAGGCCTGAtttagttttcaaaaaaaatccctaaaaacgtcacatcaaatatttggatgcatgcattgagcattaaatatagataaaaacaaaaactaattgtatagtttgcatggaaatcgcgagacgaatcttttgagcttaattaatctatgattagtcATAAATGCCACATGCGCTAATGATAgcttaattatgctcaaaagattcgtctcctGATTTctagacgagttatgaaattagtttggGGCTGCCTATACATCATGTGACAGATTTTTTAGCCTCCTATCATGCAGATTTTTTACCCTTTAAATCAACATCTAACGGATGACATTAATATACACAAACAAAATACAAAAAACAAATAAACGGACCATGTGGACAATCTAAAGCTCGCGTGGGATCAAATGGGCTCAAGTAGATTTCAAGCTTACatcgtaaatacactaaaattacatgtGTAATTTTCAGACTTACatcgtaaatacactaaaattacatttataattatagtgtaaatACGATGTAATTAGTACACAGGGGATAATAAACAAATTAGCATTGGAAAACACGTACGGCTAGTTTAACACCAAGGAACAGTAACGTGGACCTAGTTAATTAGCAGCTAGATGCTAGCACGGATCTCAAAAACCATCCTAtggcttaaaaaaacaaatgatgGAAAGCTCATAAATATGTCAAATGATAGTTAGCAATTCTGAATTAGGTTTTTTATTCGCGTTCGAAAATCTCTTCCAACGTCCGATTAAATATTGCCTAATATTGCCGCGAGTAGCAAAGCTAGCACCTGGCGAATGAAGGCACGTCAAATCAATCAAAGAAGAGGAAGGGTGTAGTATAGCGGTGTGGTGTAGGAGGGAGACGTGAGCGAAGGAGATCCACGCACCAACCTCAGCCTCTACTACTCTGCAGCTGCACGTAAAAAAAGTTAAGCCTCATCCGTGGctcatattttcaaataaacacttttaatttattagtaattaaaaactaatttatagataaaacttttatatacatgttttaacaattttaaagtcaatactaaaaaatatacattgaaaatattttaaaatcaacttcaaaactaaattagaaattttaagttttaaattttgcttTGACTTATTAAGTTGTGTTCGGAAGATGAGGTTGGGAACTCACTTTTCGTGTCAAATTCTTATAATTAATCAagtatttactttttttaaaaaaaatggattaatattttttaaagtaactttcgtatagaaaattttaaaataataccgtttaacagtttgaaaagtgtataCGCGAAAAACGAGAAAGGTGAGTTGGAACTCAAAAGAACACAGTCTTAGAACACGTCCTTTTCGGCTAGCCGGTTTGGATGATAGCTACATGTAAATCGAGAAACAtgattaacatatgattaattaagtattaattataaaaaattaaaaactaaatttatttgattttttaaagtattttttatatagaaaattttcacacgaaatatattgtttagtagtttgaaaaacgtgttaACGAAAACGACGAGTAGTTAAGCTGAACTAACCGATGGAGTTTGTTGTCTTTTTACCGTGAGACGGGACGAGAGAGCAGCGGAATTCCACATCCCGGCACGGCCCCCACGCCCACAGTCCACCACTCCACCGATCCTTTCGGATAACGtcaaaacccctttgcctgctGCTCCCTGCCCAAAATAGTCTGCATCTCTTTGCTTAAAACGGCCACAAAAAAACGTGGTTTTCTCTGCTCTGCCCCTCCCCTTGGGCAAGAAAACATACGCTCAGGTGTGCCCATGGGGCAATGGGCCCTACCAATGCTTAACTTTGCTGGTTTAAAGCCACCCTCCATGGGTTTGCCTTTTGTTGTCAAGTCATCTCTTTGTCACTCCATCTTTCATAAAGCCATCACtagtttcttttctttccttttcttttccagtatttattttgtttagtTATTTGTTCTTTCTGTTGTGCAAGCCATGATAAGGTGGTGGATTGCATCTTCTGTGGATTAAATGTGTTGCTTAAGGAAAATATCTGATTCTAAAATTTATCTCAGATGTATAACTCTATTTATAACAATATATAGTCGTATCATGGATTTATCAATAAAATCGTTCAGCGTGATAACCGATATGTCATGATAGCACTAAAATCAAGAAAATATTATCAATATCGCCAACCATATGCTTATATCTCCATAATATATCATTTTTAGTGAAAGAAAAAGTAATAAGTCATTGCTCTATCTTTGTTACCACAATATTAACATGATCACCAACgcattagttattttttttatcttcattCATAGCTTTCATGATACTAAAAGTTAACTTTATGCTATCCTCTTTGCAAAACACAAGGATTCAGCAAATATTAGCCCTTGACGTTTAGCCCACGCCTCGCATTTGTTGCTAGTCATGGAGACCAACTAATATGAATGATTTAAGGAAGTACAATTAAAGCAAAGTGTGAAAAACTCCATCGAGTGAGGAAAACATCACAAATGAACTTTTTTTCTCAATCATCCAGCCAACAAAGAAAGaggctaaaaaaaattttgtcTTGTTCTTAGCTCCAATATTTTGTAGGTTTGAGAAGCTAATTTGGCGTTGTTACTCCATTTTGGAGCATGCTATAACATCATGCTAGACTTTTGCTATCATTCATTTTGGATGCAACCAATATAATGCTATTTGGTCATTGCCACTCTTTTTTCCATGGGCACTATCTATCAGTGTTGACTCGCTTGGCCACTCTATATATAAAACGTGACACTATTAACTACAGTATACCTTTAAGCTTTCACATTCCAAATCAGCCTTAATGCCTTAACATGATAACATGAGTTAGAGTCATATTTACACTTAAATCAATTCCGTCAGCATGGATGCGTATGATTAGAGATCAACACCGGATAAGAGTAATTCCTACCAATCATGGGGTGTTTAGTTTCCActccaaaattttacaccctatcacatcgaatgtttgaacatctgcacggagtattaaatataggtttaaaaaataactaattacacatattgtgactaatttgcaagacgaatcttttaagtctaattgctccatgatttgacaatgtgatgctttagtaaatatttgctaatgatggattaattatacttaataaatttgtcttgcggTTTATTGACAgatactgtaattagtttttttattagtacccgAACATCCTATACGACACcttatataatacccgatgtgatacGCCAAAACTTTAAACCTGCatctaagggggtgtttagatggggctaaaattttttagcccatgtcacatcggatgtttggacgctaatttagagtattaaatatagactaataaaaaactaattttataaatgagagctaatccgcgagacgaattttttaagcctaattaattcataattatcaaaagtttactgtagcaccacattgtcaaaattatagcgtaattagactcaaaagattcgtttcgcgaattagtccaatgTTATGAAAtggattttgtaattagtgtatgtttaatactctaaattagtatccAAATATCTGTGATAGAGACTTGAAATAAGTCCCTGAAAATCAAACAGCCCCTAAGTAACTCTTCAATCGATTAGATTAGTGGTAGTACAGTAGTCCGATGGTTCAGGCAGCAAAGCAAACTGGGAAGACCGCGCACCACACCGAGCAAGTCATGCTGTCAACCAACGAAGGGGGCATTTCGGTAAACTCGCACCTAGGGGGCGAAAGCAACCGCGACGGCGAGGGCATTGTCGTAATTGTAAAGCCACGAGAGAGGGCGCTCACTCCCACACCACGATATATAAAAATTCGCTCCACGCACACACGATCGCATCCCCCCGCAAAAGCAATCCGCCGATTAAactaacccaaaaaaaaaagaaaaaaaactactcctcctcctcgcccaaCCCCGCAAAAGCAGCGGCGACCTCGCGAAGCCAAGCCACCACCACTTCTTCCTTCGCTCGCTCGcgtattttcttttgcttttttgTGTGCTCATTTCCTCGCCGTAAagaagcgaggaggaggaagcgtaGCTTGAGAGGCtggagagatcgatcgagagagCTTAGCAACAGCAGCAAAGTGATTGGAGTTGAGCTTGTCCGTCTTGAAAAGTCGCTGATCTTTTCTTGTTtactttcttctttttatttctttcttgtGTTGCTGAATTGAGGTTGTgtgggcggccatggcgaggagGCGGAGATAGGAGGTGGgtggttgttgttgttgtttgatTTGGTGGGTTGAGGTGGGAGAATTGGAGTTTTgttggagaagagaggagagaaggggatGTACGGCTCGCCGGTTTCCAAGGATCTGAACCTCCCGGTGCAGCCGCCGGCGATGAGCTCGTCGGGCTTGCTGCGGTACAGATCGGCGCCGAGCACGCTGCTCGCCGAGTTCTGCGACGActtcctcccgcccgccgccgcgccccgcgccgccagcCCCGACGCCGACAACGTCTTCTCCCGCTTCCTCGCCGACCACCAGATCCGTGACAAGTctccccccgccaccgccgccgccgccgccgctgccgctcacTTCCCCGACGACCCCACCATGGCCACccagcaccaccaccagcagcagatGATGTTCCAGCACCACCCGCAGCAGATGGCCTCTGTCGAGGGGCTCTACCGCACCGTCAGCTCCACCGGGAttgacgccgccaccgccgccgccaacgccgccggtggcggcggcggcgggctgctcCGGCAGAGTAGCTCGCCCGCCGGATTCCTCAATCATTTGAACATGGACAACGGTTAGTAGTACTACTTCCTTAATTCTCTCCTTCTTTTGGTAATGGTAGTTGCACACGCCTACTACTTGcttcggcagcagcagcaattatTACTGTTCTTGCTCGAGTTCTTCTCGGGAACATTTCCATTTCCGGAACTGAGTCCCGCACTGTTCGGTTTCAGGGTACGGGAGCATGCTGCGGGCGGGCATGGCGGCAGCCGGCGGTGGGGTGGGGTTCAGGAACGgcgcgaacgccgccgccgcggccgactcCCCCGGCGGCAGCGGGGGCAGGCTGAAGGGGCAGCTCAGCTTCTCGTCGCGGCAGGGCTCGCTCATGTCGCAGATCTCGGAGATGGACAGCGAGGAGCTCGGTGGGAGCAGCCCCGagggcgccggtggcggcggcggcggcggtggccggggtTACCTCTCCGGGTACCCGATGAGCTCCGGGTGGGAGGAGTCGTCGCTCATGTCGGACACGAACATCTCCGGCGTGAAGCGCCAGCGCGACTCGTCGGAGCCGTCCCAGGTTCGATTCACAAAATTCCCATCGATTCCGTTGATAGATGATTTGTACAAGAAACTGACGACGACGATTTGTGGCGGTGGCgcagaacggcggcggcggcggcggcctggcgcaCCAGTTCAGCCTGCCGAAGACCTCGTCGGAGATGGCGGCCATCGAGAAGTTCCTCCAGTTCCAGGACGCGGTGCCCTGCAAGATCCGCGCCAAGCGCGGCTGCGCCACGCACCCGCGCAGCATCGCCGAGCGGgtaaaaaacaacaacaaaattcCTCTTCACCCTCCTCACCGCACCGCACAGCACAAATTCGTTAATATCAaacgagcagcagcagccagcaggtgACTGATCTGATCCCCGTGA encodes:
- the LOC4345984 gene encoding transcription factor bHLH130, with the translated sequence MYGSPVSKDLNLPVQPPAMSSSGLLRYRSAPSTLLAEFCDDFLPPAAAPRAASPDADNVFSRFLADHQIRDKSPPATAAAAAAAAHFPDDPTMATQHHHQQQMMFQHHPQQMASVEGLYRTVSSTGIDAATAAANAAGGGGGGLLRQSSSPAGFLNHLNMDNGYGSMLRAGMAAAGGGVGFRNGANAAAAADSPGGSGGRLKGQLSFSSRQGSLMSQISEMDSEELGGSSPEGAGGGGGGGGRGYLSGYPMSSGWEESSLMSDTNISGVKRQRDSSEPSQNGGGGGGLAHQFSLPKTSSEMAAIEKFLQFQDAVPCKIRAKRGCATHPRSIAERVRRTRISERIRKLQELVPNMDKQTNTADMLDLAVDYIKDLQKQVKGLNDSRANCTCSAKHQQYSG